The genomic region CTCGAAGGCCTTGTTCCACTCCAGGATGCCGGCCTCGACCGAGGCGCGGTAGCGGGTCGGGATGTTCTTGTCCATCCAGTAGACGATGGGCTTGACCGGCTCCGACAGCGCGGCCGCCGGGTCCTTCTTCTCCAGGCGCCAGCGGTGGATGTAGTGGACGCGGTTGGCGGCCTTCATGTCGCCGCCCAGGTCGGTGAAGCTCTCGCTGAAATGGCCCAGGCGCGGGTCGGCCGCACGCGTCGCCATCAGCTGCTCGGGCAGGGCCGCGAAGCTGTAGACGAAGCTGACGAACATGCTGCGCGGATCCGGCGTGGCGCGCGGCGGCGTGGGCGTGGGAATGGGCGAAGGCACCAGCGGCGGCGCCGGGATGCGCGCTGTGGCGAAGTGCATGCGCGTGGTCAGCGTCGAGAGCTCCTTCTCGGCGCGGGTGCTTTCGAACGAGGAGTTGGCACGGTCCAGCGCGAACGGCAGGCGGTAGGCCATCTCCAGGTTGGTGGAATAGGCGGCGATGTCGCTGAACAGGAAGCCGGCATCGATCAGCACCGACTTGCGCTCGGGATGCTCGGCGCTGGCCACGGCGGCCGAGGCGATCAGGCTGGGCGAGAAGGCCTGCTCGATGGCGCGGGCCGAACCCTGGTCGGCCACGGCGCGGAACTTGGTGTTGGGTGCGATCAGCTGGATCTGGTTGCCGACGCGGCGGAACTCGATCATCCAGTCGTTGCCCATCTGGCTGGCGTAGAGGCCGCGCTCGCCGACGGCATTGGCGATGTTGACCGTGAACAGCACCGGCTTGCCCAGCATGGCCTTGGGCACTTCGAGCCAGACCTTGTCGTCCTTGCGCCAGATCGGGAACAGGCCGTCCTGCTGCTTGGCGTCCTTGATGACGTCGGCAAAGGGCTTGGGCGCGGTCGGGTCGGCGGGCGGACGGGCGGCAGCGGCCGGTGCGGCCGCGGGGGCAGCGCCCGAGGCCGGCTTGGCGGCGGCCACGGCGGCGGCCGGGGTCGATGCAGCGGCAGCCGGTGCAGCGGCGGCAGCGGCTGGCGCTGCCGATTCAGAGGTGGCGGCGCAGGCGCCGAGCAGGGCCACGGCGGCGGCCACGGCCGACAGGTTCAGCACGCGGCGCGAAGAAGTCGAAAGCTCCATCGAGGAATCCTTTTGATCGGGATCGAAACAAAAAAACGAAGCCGCAACTCTCGCCGTGACCAGGGCCGCCGTCAATCGAGGACAACGCGGTCCGCGTCCCGCATTCCGGCTTTCGTCGCATAGACTCGCCGGCGATGTCCAGCACCCATCTGCTCTACCTGCACGGCTTCCGTTCCTCGCCGGCCTCGGCCAAGGCGCTGCGCATGGCGCGCTGGGTCAAGGAGCAGCGCCCGGACCTGGTGTTCGCCGCCCCTCAGCTGCCGCCCTCGCCCCGCGAAGCCATGGCCCGGGTGGCCGCGCTGACCGGCGACTGGCCGGCCGCGACCATGGCCGTGATGGGCAGCTCGCTGGGCGGCTTCTATGCCACCTTTGTCGCCCAGCAGCGCGGCTGCCGCGCCGTGCTCTTGAACCCGGCCGTCGATCCGGCCCGCGACCTGGCCGCCTACATAGGCGAGCAGACCTGCTGGCAGAACCCCGACGAGCATTTCTTCTTCCGCGCCGAATTCGTCGACGAGCTGCGCCAGCTGGCCGTCGGACCGCTGGCCCATCCCGAGCGCCTCATGGCCGTGATCGCCAAGGGCGACGAGGTGCTGGACTGGCACGAGATGCACGCCCGCTACGCCCAGTGCCGCATCAAGCTGCTGGAAGGCAGCGACCATGGGCTCTCGGACTTCGACGACTACCTCAACGAACTGACGGACTTTCTACAGCTATGAGACTCCAGAACAAGGTCTGCATCATCACCGGCGCCGCCCAGGGCATTGGCCTGGCCACCGCGCTGAAGTTCGCCCAGGAGGGTGCCAGCGTGGTCGTCTGCGACCTGCGTCCCGAGGGCGTGGAAGCCGCGGTCGAGGCCTGCCAGAAGCTGGGCGCCACCGCCCAGGGCCACACGGTCGACGTGACCGACCGGGTGTCGGTGGACCTGATGGTCGCCGCCGTGCTGGAGGAGTTCGGCCGCATCGACGTGCTGGTCAACAACGCCGGCATCACCAAGGACGCGCGGCTGCAGAAGATGACGCTGGCCCAGTTCGACGCGGTGATCGACGTCAACCTGCGCGGCGTCTTCCACTGCGCCCAGGCCGTGGCCGACACCATGGTGGCTCAAGGAGCCGGCGTGATCCTCAATGCCTCGTCCGTGGTTGGCATCTACGGCAACTTCGGCCAGACCAATTACGCCGCCGCCAAGTTCGGCGTGATCGGCTTCACCAAGACCTGGAGCCGCGAACTGGGGCCCAAGGGCGTGCGCGTCAATGCCGTGGCGCCGGGCTTCATAGAGACGCCCATCCTCGGCACCATCCCGCAGAAGGTGATCGACGAGATGCAGGCCCATGTGCCGCTGCGCCGGCTGGGCAAGCCGGAAGAGATCGCCAGCGTCTACGCCTTCCTGGCCAGCGACGAAGCCAGCTACGTCAACGGCGCGGTGCTGGAGGTGTCGGGCGGGATGACGGTCTGAGCGCCGGCCGGGCCGGGCAGACGGCCTCGTAGGTCGTCGCCGGGCTGCCCAGGAAGGCCTGCACCGGTCGCGGCCGCTCGACAAAGCCGGGCGACGCAAAGCTGCTGCCGGCGGCCTCGCCGCTCCAGCGCACGCCGGCCAGGTCCAGCGTGGTAGCGAACAGGTCCTGGTGGCTGATGCGCTTGTCGACATGGGCCCGCAGCGCGGCCACGGCCTCGCCGCGCTGCCGGCGGTAGGCCTCGTTGGACCAGATGATCAAGGGCACGTCCAGGTCCATGCAGCTGGGCACGGGCCGGCCGTGCATGAACAGCTTGCCGCCTTCGCCCTCGAACAAGGCCTCGCCATGGTCCGAGGTGTAGATCAGCAGGGCCGGGCCGGCTTGCGTGCGCAGTGAATCGATCAGGCGAGCCAGGAACTGATCCAGGGCGACCAGGGTGTTGTCGTAGGAATTGATCGTCTCCAGCCGGTGCGAGACCTGCGGCTGGCCCGAGATGCCTGCATCGGTCAGCGTGGGCCGGAACTGCCGGGCATCGGCCGCATAGCGGTCTTCGTAGGGGAAGTGGCTGCCCATCATGTGCAGCACCACGAACCGCCGGTCGCCACCCTGACGGACGAAGGATTCGAAGGGCGGCAGCAGGCTGATGTCCTTGCGGAAGTAGAGCTCGGCAGCGCTGGTGGAATGATCCAGCACGTCGGCCTGGCGGCTCAGGTCGGACACCTCCTGGTTGGAGAGCCAGGCGGTCTTGAAGCCGGCCTCGCGGAAGGTCTGCACCAGCGAGGCGCGGCCCTCAGGGGCCTCCCAGCTGACCAGGCGGGGCACGGCGCCGGCCGTCCATTGCGCGGTGGACACGGCGTCGCTGAACGAGACCAGCTCCTGCCTGCGACTGTCCAGGCGCGGCGTGGTGGGCCGGGCATAGCCGTTGAGGCTCAGGTGGTCGCGCCGGACGCTCTCGCCGATCACCAGGACCACCAGCATCGGTTCCGTGCTTTCGCTGCGGCCCTGCACGCTGGCCATGGCCCGGTCCTGCCGGTCGCGTTCCAGGCTGCGCTGCACCGACAGCACCAGGTTCAGCGGGAACACCAGGCTGGCCGCCTGGTTGTCGAACAGCGGCGGCAGCTTGACGTAATGCGCCAGGTCCTGGCGACCCAGCATCCCGACCATGGCATAGAGCAGCACGCCGGCCAGCGTGGCCCGGCGCCAGCGCCAGCGTGCCTCGGAACCCAGGCCGACGAGCAGCACCAGATAGACGACGACACAGGCCGGCACCCACAGCAGCATCCAGCCGAACGAGGCCACCATGGTCCAGGCGTCGCGCAGGCTGCTGTGCAGGGCCGCCGACACCAGCACGTCGCCCGGCACGCTGCGGTAGTAGGCGCACAGGAAGACATAGACCGGAATCAGCGGGATCAGCGGCAGCCACAGCAGGAAGTAGAGCTTGAGCCGCTGCAGCAGGCACAAAGGCACCGCCAGCACGAACAGGCTCAGGAGCAGCACGGCCAGCGATTCACCGAGGTCCAGGCCCTCGGCCAGCAGCGGCGTGGCCAGACCCGGCAGCCACAGCAAGAGGCCCAGCAGCAAGGCCCGGAGTCGATCGGCTGGTCTCATCGTGATGGCGGTGGCGACGGGGGCTTGGACGGGGTCCGCATGATAGCCACGGCACCCGGCCGCGTCGGCCGCGGCAGCGCCTACGGCGGACGGATCAGGCGCCGCCGCAGACCCGCGTCGCCAGCCGTTGCTCGTCGCGCGCCAGGGCCTGGGTCCGGGCTGCCTGGCGCAGGCCGGCGCAGGCCTCGCCGCGCCACCCGGCTTCGGCACCAGGCAGCTCGGCAAGCGAGCCGGTCAGGCGGCTGAGCACCACGCGCGCATCGCGATCCTGCGGCTGGCGCTGCACGAAGTCCTGCAACAAGGCCAGCTGTTCTCGGCCCAGCGCCAGGGCCCGGGCCGGCTGGCCGGTCTGGGCCAGCGCGCCCGCCAGGTCGGCCGTCAGCCAGCTGCGCCGCAGCAGGACCGACTTCCACATCGCCGGCGCCGCCTTGCCGGCATCGGGCTGGGGCGAGGCGGCCAGCGCGATCTCCAGCGGCTGCACCGCCGCTTCCGGCTTGCCCTGGGCCAGCAGGGCCCGCCCCAGGTGGGCGCCCAGCAGCTTGCGCGTCTGCACCCATTTACTCTGCGGCCCCTCGGTCTGGATGATGCTGTCCAGCAGCGCCAGACTGCGCCGGCTGCTGGCCTCGGCAGCCGAGGCGTCACCGCGCCGCCAGGCGGTGAAAGCCAGGTGCGACAGTTCCACCGCGAGGCTGCTCCGCGCGCCCAGGTTGTGCGACTCCTCCCTCAGCTCCGCCTCATGGTTCGCCACTGCCTTCTGTTCGAACTCGTATGCCTCGTCCAGCCGGCCCAGATTGACCAGGCTGCGCGAGCGGGCGCCGGCCAGCGTGCCCAGTTCGTGGACGATCTCGCGGTGGTGCTGCTCCGCCTCCATGGCCTCGAAGGCCGCGCTGGCCCGCTGGAACCATTCCAGGGCCACGGCCGGCTTGTTGAGACTGGGCCGGCCGCTGGCATCGTGGAACTGGCCGATGTAGAGCCAGGTCTGGGCCAGCGGCCCCTGGAGCTCACGCTCCTTGGGAAAGCGTTTGAGGCCGGTCTGCAGGATGTCCTCGCTTTGCCGGGCCAGGCCCAGGGCATCGTCCATGCGGCCATCGGCGCGCGCCTGCAAGGCCCGGATGATGTGCATGTTGGCGTAGCTCTGGATGAACTCGAGGTCGCCCTGCTTGGCCGGCCAGGCGCGGCGCGCATAGTCGATCGCGCGGCTGGCATTGCGCTCGGCCTCGCGGCCCTTGCCGAGGCTGAGGCCGGTGTCGTTGCCCTGGATCTCGGCAATGCTCTCGTAGACGATGGCCAGGTCGCCCAGCAGGTCCAGATCGCTCTCGGCCTGGGCCACCAGGGTTTCCAGGCTGTCCAAGGTGTCCCGCAGCATAGCCTCCTTGGCCTGCATGCCGCCAGGCAGGTTGCTCAAGGCCTGGCCCATGCGCCGCACCACGCCGCGGTTGAACTGCTTGACTGCGGCCAGCCGCGACTCGGCCAGTTCACGGGCATGCAGGGTCTCGCGCCATTGCCAGGCTGCGGCACTGCCACCCGCGAGCAGCCCGAACAGACCCACGACCAGAGCCGCCACGGCGGCACGGTGGCGGCGCATCAGCTTGCCGAGCACATAACGCCAGTCCTGGGCTCGCGCACTGACCGGCAGGCCGTCCAGCCAGGCGCGCAGGTCGTCATGCAGGGCCTGCACCGTGGGATAGCGCCGCGCCGGCTCTTTCTCCAGCGCCTTCATGACGATGTTGTCCAGGTCGCCGCGCAGCTCGGGGCGCTGCGCCACCAGGCTGGGTGGTTGGGGCTGCTCGTCGAGCACGGCGCGGGCCTGCTCGGCCGGGGTCGTGGCCTCGCGGCCGTAAGGGGACAAGCCGGCCAGCAGCTGGTAGAGCAGCACGCCCAGCGAATAGATGTCGGTGGCGGTGGAGACCGGCTCGCCGCGCACCTGCTCCGGGCTGGCATAGGCCGGGGTGAACGGCCGCTGGCCGTTCAGCGTCAAGGGTTCGGCCCCGGCTTCGAGGCGCATCTCCAGCGGATCCAGGGCCTTGGCGATGCCGAAGTCCAGCAGCTTGACCCGGCCCTCGCGATCCACCAGTGCATTGCCGGGCTTGAGGTCGCGATGCACCAGCAGCTGGCCATGGGCATGGGCCACGGCCTCACAGAGCTGCAGCATCAGGCCCACCCGTTCGCGCAGCGGCAGCGACCTGGCCGCCTGGTCCAGCGGCTGGCCTTGTATCCGCTCCATCACGAAGTAAGGCCGTCCGTCCTCGCTGAGGCCGGCATCGAACAGCTGGGCGATATGCGGGTGGTGCAAGCGCGCCAGCGCCTGCTGCTCCTGGGCGAAACGGCGCTGCACGGCGGCGCCGTCCAGGCCCTGGCGCAGGAGCTTGATTGCTGCCTCGCCTTCGAAGCGCCCGTCGACCCGGCGCGCCGCCCAGACCTCGCCCATGCCGCCCAGGCCGAGCAGCTCGGTCAGGGCCCAGCCACCCAGCCGCAGGCCGGGCCGGCCGCCGGGCGCCTGCGCCGGCAGCAGTGGATCGAGCAGCAGGCGGCCGGCTCCGGCATCGGTCTGCTGCGCGAGCAGCGACAACAGCTCGCCGCGCACCGCCGCGTCCAGCCCGGCCTGGTCGGCCAGTGCCGCCCTTTGCTCCGGCGGCAGGGCAAGCGCCTGCTCGAACAAACGGCGCAGCTCGGCCCATTGCTCGGGGCTCAGGGGCGAGGATCCGGTGGCGGCAGTGCTCACAGGGCGGTCCGTCAGGCGTGGGGGTGCATGGATTCTGCGGGTCGCCCAGCCGCCGACTACTTAGCGCTTGCCCGCATCGGCAGCGCTTCGGCCAGCATGCGGGCCACCAGCTTGAGGCCGGCCGCCATCTGCTCGGCATAGTCGTCGGCCGGCGTGACCTTGTAGCGGGCGCCCTTGCTGCCGCCGCCGGCCAGGGCCTTGAGGAAGCCGATGGCCGCCTCGCTGGTGCTCTCGCCCATGGCGGTGACGGACTTGGCGATGGGCTGCTCAAGATAGATGGTTCGCATCAGCGGCACCGGCACACCGCCCAGGGAAGTGAACATGTGCAGCTGGCTGGGGCTGTTGCCGGCCGGCTCGGTGGCAATGGCCAGGCCGACCTTGGCCTTGACGCCGGCATCGGCGCCGGCGCTGATGCGCTCGCCCAGGCCCATCTCCTGCAGCGAGGCGAAGTCCACGACCAGGATGATCTTGAGGAAGCCGACATCGGGGCCCAGGCGCTCGGCCCGCTTGATGTCGGACATGCCCATCATGAAGCGGCCCCCGTCGACGGTGCCGCTGCCGAAGGTCAGTACCTCGCCGCTCTTGCTGAAGAAGCCCGGCTCGCGCTGCGCGGCCCGCGGCGTGGCGGCGACCTGGGCGGCGAATTCGGCATCGGCCAGCATCTCTTCGTTGCTGAGCAGCTGATAGCCGCGCGCCGTCAGCAGCTCGCGCAGCTGGGCCTGCATGCCGTCGGTGAGCGCCTGGTAGACATCGGGGCCGGGTGCCTCCAGCTGGTACTGGACGCTGGCACGGGCCTCGCGGGTCTGGCCTATGCCGATGCTTCGCTTGGTCTGGGAGACGCTGTTGTCGGTGATGTAGCGCACTTCGAAGCTGCTGATGCCCAGGCGCGGCGGCGTCTTGTCGCGGAGGGTCAGCTGGGGCACGGGCTTCTGGGCCGTCTGGCTCATGGCCGCGGCGAAGTCGCTCTGCTCGGTCAGCACCAAGGGCTTCTCGGTGGGCTTGAGCAGGTCGAACAGGCCGGCATGGGCGGGAGTGGAGCCGATGGCCAGGGCCAGCGTCAGCAAAGTGGCTTGGGCCAGAATCCGGAAATCGGCGGCGAAGGCTTGCATGGGGTTCTCCAAACGGGGCTGTACTGGCCTACGCGGGAAAGGCCGGCCGCGCGGCTCACACAGGAGAAATGCTTGAGCGATAGGGCGCCAGTTCAACCGGCAGGCACGCAGACGCTGTTCGTCGAGCTCTATGCCGAGCTGCGTCGGCTGGCGCACGGGCGCTTGCGGCATGAGAGGCCGCAGCACACCTTGTCGGCCACGGCCCTGACCCACGAGGCCTATCTGCGCCTGGACGGCCAGAACAAGCCCTGGGAGAACCGCGAGCAGTTCATGGCCATCGCCGCCACGATGATGCGCCGTGTGCTGGTGGACCATGCCCTGGCCCGCCAGGCCGACAAGCGCAGCGCCGAGTTGGTGACCCTGAGCGCCGCCGAGCTGGAAGCCGCCACCGAGGCCGCGCCGGTCGAGGTGCTGGACCTGCATCGCGCGCTGGAACAGCTGGAGCAGCAGGACGTGCGGGCCGCCCGGGTGGTGGAGCTGCGCTACTTCGGCGGCCTGGAGCTGGAAGAGATCGCGGCGGTGATGGACATCTCGCTGGCCACGGTCAAGCGCGACTGGACGCTGGCGCGCAGCTGGCTGAAAAGCCGGCTCGGCAGCGGGTCCGGCTGATCGCTGAGCTGTTTGGCGGCGCTTTCCCGCGTAGACCCGTTGAGCCCGGTGACGGCCTTGGTCGGCCACCGCCCTTGACTCGACGGAGACCGCCATGCGCCTACTCGCCACCGCAGCCGCCCTGCTGCTGCTAGCCCTGCCCGCCCGGGCCTCGCTGCTGAACCAGCATTTCGACGCCCGCATCGACTACGCCGCCTACTACGGCTGGCAGCTCTATGACAGCGGCCTGCAGACCCGCAGCGGCACGGTCGGCGCCGGCTACGAGCTGGCCGGCGTGGGCTATGGCAGTGCGCCGCTGTACCTGAACATCGACCCGGCCAGCGGCCGCATCTTCATCGACATCTACACCGACAAATACGGCTACAGCTATGCGCCGCTGACCCTGGACCTCAAGTTCGACGACCTGGTCGGCGAGCGCTTCAGCGGCCTTGCCGTCAGCTACGACTCGGCCGCCTATGCCGATGCGGTGGCCAGCTTCACGGACAAGGCGTTGCATATCGAGCTGGCCGGTGCCTATCCCGGCTACTCCAGCGCGCTCTACCAGTTCGTCCTCGACTACCAGCTGAGCGCCCGCGAAGACGGCGGCGGCGTTGGCAGCAGCGTGCCGGAGCCGGGCTCGCTGGCCCTGACACTGGCCGGGCTGGCCGGCCTGGGCCTGTGGCGCCGCAGGATCGCCGGCCGCTGAGCGCTGAGCGGCCGGGCCGGGCGCGAGGATCGGCGACAATCGCCGACCTATGTTCGCCCTGTTCGATGAAGCCGGAAAATTCCTGGCCGGCCGCGTGATGTCCGAAGCAGAAAGCTCGATGCAGATCGAGCTGGAATCGGGCAAGCGCGTCAAAGTGAAGGCAGCCAATGTGCTGCTCAAGTTCGACAAGCCCAGCCCCGCCGAGCTGATCGCCGAGGGCCAGCGTCTGGCCCTGGAGATCGACCTGGACCTGGCCTGGGAGTTCGCCCCCGAATCCGAATTCGGCTTTGCCGACCTGGCGCGCGACTATTTCGACGCCAAGGCCAGCACCGCCCACCAGGTGGCGGCCTTGTTCCGGCTGTTCGAGGCACCGCACTACTTCCGCCGCGCCGGCAAGGGCCAGTTCAAGAAGGCGCCCGAGGACATCGTCAAGGCCGCCCTGCTCGGTATCGAGCGCAAGAAGCAGCAGGCCCTGCAGATCGAGGCCTGGGCCGAAGAGCTGGCCGGCGGCAGCTGTCCGGCCGCCATCAAGGAACAGATCTACAAGATCCTGTTCAAGCCGGACAAGAACGGCCCCGAGTACAAGGCCGTGGTCGAGGCCAGCAAGCGCTCGCACAAGGCGCCGCTGGACCTGCTCAAGGACGCCGGCGCGATCACCAGCGCCTACCAGTTCCACTGGAAGCGCTTCCTGTTCGAGAACTTCCCCAAGGGCACGGGCTTCCCGGCCCTCACGGCCCCCGAGATCAAGGACGAGCTGCCGCTGGCCGGCGTCGCCGCTTTCTCCATCGACGACTCGGCCACGACCGAGATCGACGATGCGCTGTCGGTCCAGGGCCTGGGCACGGGCACCGTGGTGTTCGGCGTCCATATCGCCGCGCCGGGCCTGGCAATACAGCCGGACTCGGCCGTGGACAAGGTGGCGCGCGACCGCTATTCCACCGTCTACATGCCGGGCTGGAAGCTGACCATGCTGCCGGACGAGGTGGTGCAGGCCTACACGCTGATCGAGGGCCGCGACTGCCCGGCAGTGTCGCTCTACGTCACCCTGGACGAAGCGACGCTGGCCGTGAAGGGCAGCGAGACCAGGCTGGAGCGCGTGCCCATCAAGAGCAATCTGCGCCACGACAAGCTGGACGGCGTGATCACCGAGGCCACGCTGAGCGGCGCCGAGCCGGCGAGCTACGAGTTTGCCGACGAGCTGGCCTTCACCTTCCGCCTGGCCAAGCATCTGAAGGCCCAGCGCGAAGTGGTGCGCGGCAAGCCCGAGACCTTCAACCGGCCCGACTACAACTTCCGCCTCGACAGCAACGGCGAGCGCGAGCCCGACGGCACGGAGCAGGTCACCATCTCGACCCGCGCCCGCGGCACGGCCCTGGACCTGATCGTGGCCGAGGCCATGATCCTGGCCAACTCGACCTGGGGCGGCTGGCTGAACGAGCTGGGCCTGCCCGGCATCTACCGCAGCCAGGCCAGCCTGGCGCCCGGCATCAAGGTGCGCATGGGCACCAAGGCCCTGCCGCACGCCGGCATGGGCGTGGCCCAGTACACCTGGGCCACCTCGCCGCTGCGCCGCTACGTGGACCTGGTCAACCAGTGGCAGATCATTGCCTGCGCCCGCCACGGCCGCACGGCCGCCCTGGTGGCGCCGTTCAAGCCCAAGGACGCGGCCCTGTTCTCCATCATCTCGGGCTTCGATGCCGCCTACTCGGCCTACAACGGCTACCAGTCGGCCATCGAGCGCTACTGGACCTTGCGCCACCTGGCGCAGAACGGCATCACCGAGCTGACGGCCACCGTGATGAAGGACGGCCTGGTGCGCGCCGACGCCCTGCCCCTGGTCTTCCGCGCCCTGGGCTGCGAAGGCCTGGACCGCGGCAGCCACGTCAAGGTCCGCATCACCGGCCTGGACGAGATGACGCTGGACGTCCATGCCTCGCTGGTCGAGCGCCTGGACGAGGCTGCTGGAGCAACTGGTGAAGAGGGCGAGGATGACGAAGCCGAGGTGAGCGGACCGCTGACCCTGGCCATCGACGTCAACGCCGAAGAATCACCAAGCACGACAGAAGGCAGCAGCGCCTGACGATGACGGCCAAGAAGCTCTCGACCCTGCACCTGGCCCTGCTGATTTCGGCAGCCGTGCATGCCGCGCTGCTGGCCCTGCGCATCGTCGATCCCGAGAGCTTCAACCGCATCTTCCAGGACACGCCGCTGGAGGTGGTCCTGGTCAACACCCAGGCCAACGAGGCGTCCGAGAAGCCCCAGGTGCTGGCCCAGGCCAACCTGGCCGGCGGTGGCAACACCGACGTGGGCCGCGCCACCTCGCCGCTGCCGCCCTCCAAGGTGCTGGAGATAGGCGAGGCCACGCAAGTCCAGCGCGCCCGCATCGATGACCTGCAGGTGCAACAGCAACAGCTGCTGGCCCAGCTGCGCCGCGACCTGGCCCTGCTGCCGGCGCCCGACCCCAAGCGCGACAAGGGCTCGGCTGAGGCCAGGGAGCAGGCCGAGAAGCGCCGCCAGCTGGTGCAGATCCTGGCCACCATAGAGAAGCGGGTGAACGAGGAAAACGCCCGGCCGCGCAAGCGCTACATCAGCCCGGCCACGCGCGAGGTGGTCTATGCCCAGTACTACGACGCCTTGCGCCGCCGCATCGAGGAGCGCGGCACCCGCGACTTCCCCGAGTTCCAGGGCCGCAAGCTCTATGGCGAGCTGACCATGAACATCCATGTGGACCAGCGCGGCCGGGTCATAGAAACCGACATCGTGTCCTCGTCCGGCAACGCCAACCTGGACCGGCGGGCCGAGGCCATCGTCAGCGCGGCCGCACCTTTCGGCAATTTCACCAATGCCATGCGGCGCGGCGCCGAGGTGCTGGTGATCACCTCGCGCTTCAAGTTCACCCGGGACGAAGGCCTGGAGACTTCGCTGTCGGGCCGCTAGGAAAGAACCCATGGATCGCTACGTCGTGGCCGGCAACCCGGTCGAACACAGCCAGTCTCCGCGCATCCACGCGGCCTTCGCAGCCCAGACCGGCCAGCTGCTGGACTACGGCCGACTGCTCTGCCCGCTCGAGGGCTTCGCCGCCACGCTGAAGCAGTTCGCCGCCGAGGGCGGCAAGGGCTGCAGCGTGACCGTGCCCTTCAAGTTCGAGGCCTTCGAGCTGGCGCCGCGGCGCAGCGAGCGCGCTCTGCTGGCCGGCGCGGCCAATACCTTGCGTTTCGACGCCGAGGGTTGGCTGGCCGACAACACCGACGGCATCGGCCTGCTGCGCGACATCGAGATCAATGCCAAGCGGCCGCTGGCCGGCAAGCGCGTGCTGCTGATAGGCGCGGGCGGCGCCTCGGCCGGCGTGCTGGGCCCGCTGCTGGCCGCGCGGCCGTCGGAACTGGTGCTGGCCAATCGCAGCGTGGACAAGGCCGAAGCCCTGGTCGCCTCGCATTCAAGCTGGGCTTCGATCCATGGCGTGCAGCTGAAGTCGGCTTCGCTGGCGGACTGCGGCCGCGGCTTTGACGTGATCATCAATGCCACGGCGGCCAGCCTGGCCGGCGCCGGTGTACCGGTCGGCCCCGATGTGCTGGTGCCCGGCGCCCTGGCGCTCGACATGATGTACGGCCCCAAGGCTCGGCCCTTCCTCGATTGGGCGGCAGCCCACGGCGCCGAGGGCCGCGACGGCCTGGGCATGCTGGTCGAGCAGGCGGGCGAAGCCTTCCAGCTGTGGCGGGGCGTGCGGCCCGAAACCGCTCCGGTGCTGGCGCAACTGCGCGCCGGACTGGGCGCCTGAGGCCGCCCCAATGCTGAAGCAAGCCCTGCGTCTGCTGATCCTGCTGCTGCTGGGCGTGCTGTCGCTGCAGCTGTATTTCGCCGGCCGCATCGCCCTGATGCGGGTACTGGGGCCGGAATCGACCAGCTTCCAGCGCTCCGAGATGTGGCGCCTGGCGGTCGAGAAGCACCAGCTGCTGTGGAGCCAGCAATGGGTGGACAAGGCCGAAATCTCGCCGCAGTTGCGCCGGGCGGTCATCGCCAGCGAGGACGCCGGCTTTGCCGACCATGGCGGGGTCGATTGGGACGCGATGGAAAAGGCCTGGGAGAAGAACCAGCGGGAACAGGCCCGGGCCGACAAGCGATCCGCCCGCAACCCGGTCGCCGCCGCCAAGCCGGCAGCCAAGGTGGTAGGCGGCTCCACCATCACCCAGCAACTGGCCAAGAACCTGTTCCTGTCCAGCGAACGCAACCTCGCGCGCAAGGGCCAGGAGTTCGCGATCACGCTGATGCTGGAGGCGCTGCTGGACAAGCAGCGCATCCTGG from Pelomonas sp. SE-A7 harbors:
- a CDS encoding YqiA/YcfP family alpha/beta fold hydrolase, encoding MSSTHLLYLHGFRSSPASAKALRMARWVKEQRPDLVFAAPQLPPSPREAMARVAALTGDWPAATMAVMGSSLGGFYATFVAQQRGCRAVLLNPAVDPARDLAAYIGEQTCWQNPDEHFFFRAEFVDELRQLAVGPLAHPERLMAVIAKGDEVLDWHEMHARYAQCRIKLLEGSDHGLSDFDDYLNELTDFLQL
- the fabG gene encoding 3-oxoacyl-ACP reductase FabG translates to MRLQNKVCIITGAAQGIGLATALKFAQEGASVVVCDLRPEGVEAAVEACQKLGATAQGHTVDVTDRVSVDLMVAAVLEEFGRIDVLVNNAGITKDARLQKMTLAQFDAVIDVNLRGVFHCAQAVADTMVAQGAGVILNASSVVGIYGNFGQTNYAAAKFGVIGFTKTWSRELGPKGVRVNAVAPGFIETPILGTIPQKVIDEMQAHVPLRRLGKPEEIASVYAFLASDEASYVNGAVLEVSGGMTV
- a CDS encoding phosphoethanolamine transferase, with translation MRPADRLRALLLGLLLWLPGLATPLLAEGLDLGESLAVLLLSLFVLAVPLCLLQRLKLYFLLWLPLIPLIPVYVFLCAYYRSVPGDVLVSAALHSSLRDAWTMVASFGWMLLWVPACVVVYLVLLVGLGSEARWRWRRATLAGVLLYAMVGMLGRQDLAHYVKLPPLFDNQAASLVFPLNLVLSVQRSLERDRQDRAMASVQGRSESTEPMLVVLVIGESVRRDHLSLNGYARPTTPRLDSRRQELVSFSDAVSTAQWTAGAVPRLVSWEAPEGRASLVQTFREAGFKTAWLSNQEVSDLSRQADVLDHSTSAAELYFRKDISLLPPFESFVRQGGDRRFVVLHMMGSHFPYEDRYAADARQFRPTLTDAGISGQPQVSHRLETINSYDNTLVALDQFLARLIDSLRTQAGPALLIYTSDHGEALFEGEGGKLFMHGRPVPSCMDLDVPLIIWSNEAYRRQRGEAVAALRAHVDKRISHQDLFATTLDLAGVRWSGEAAGSSFASPGFVERPRPVQAFLGSPATTYEAVCPARPALRPSSRPTPPAPRR
- a CDS encoding serine/threonine-protein kinase, whose translation is MSTAATGSSPLSPEQWAELRRLFEQALALPPEQRAALADQAGLDAAVRGELLSLLAQQTDAGAGRLLLDPLLPAQAPGGRPGLRLGGWALTELLGLGGMGEVWAARRVDGRFEGEAAIKLLRQGLDGAAVQRRFAQEQQALARLHHPHIAQLFDAGLSEDGRPYFVMERIQGQPLDQAARSLPLRERVGLMLQLCEAVAHAHGQLLVHRDLKPGNALVDREGRVKLLDFGIAKALDPLEMRLEAGAEPLTLNGQRPFTPAYASPEQVRGEPVSTATDIYSLGVLLYQLLAGLSPYGREATTPAEQARAVLDEQPQPPSLVAQRPELRGDLDNIVMKALEKEPARRYPTVQALHDDLRAWLDGLPVSARAQDWRYVLGKLMRRHRAAVAALVVGLFGLLAGGSAAAWQWRETLHARELAESRLAAVKQFNRGVVRRMGQALSNLPGGMQAKEAMLRDTLDSLETLVAQAESDLDLLGDLAIVYESIAEIQGNDTGLSLGKGREAERNASRAIDYARRAWPAKQGDLEFIQSYANMHIIRALQARADGRMDDALGLARQSEDILQTGLKRFPKERELQGPLAQTWLYIGQFHDASGRPSLNKPAVALEWFQRASAAFEAMEAEQHHREIVHELGTLAGARSRSLVNLGRLDEAYEFEQKAVANHEAELREESHNLGARSSLAVELSHLAFTAWRRGDASAAEASSRRSLALLDSIIQTEGPQSKWVQTRKLLGAHLGRALLAQGKPEAAVQPLEIALAASPQPDAGKAAPAMWKSVLLRRSWLTADLAGALAQTGQPARALALGREQLALLQDFVQRQPQDRDARVVLSRLTGSLAELPGAEAGWRGEACAGLRQAARTQALARDEQRLATRVCGGA
- a CDS encoding ECF-type sigma factor; translated protein: MSDRAPVQPAGTQTLFVELYAELRRLAHGRLRHERPQHTLSATALTHEAYLRLDGQNKPWENREQFMAIAATMMRRVLVDHALARQADKRSAELVTLSAAELEAATEAAPVEVLDLHRALEQLEQQDVRAARVVELRYFGGLELEEIAAVMDISLATVKRDWTLARSWLKSRLGSGSG